One Mobula hypostoma chromosome 8 unlocalized genomic scaffold, sMobHyp1.1 SUPER_8_unloc_7, whole genome shotgun sequence genomic window carries:
- the LOC134341215 gene encoding large ribosomal subunit protein bL17m-like has product MHLTVTLWIRHGKVYRRMGLGPRSRIDMLRCLVTALVRHERIETTLARADEMRVYAERLVDHAKRGETDPRAMEMADFWLTEKDLIPKLFQVLAHRFQNQTGNYVRMLQIPNRDTYDRARMAVIEYRGNPLPPLPTSRPSNNPNTLLNRLLEGWRQEAASTRASAQGQSQVPGAA; this is encoded by the exons ATGCATCTGACGGTTACGCTGTGGATCAGACATGGGAAGGTGTACAGGCGCATGGGCCTGGGACCGCGTTCTCGCATCGACATGCTGCGCTGCCTTGTCACCGCCCTGGTCCGGCACGAGAGGATCGAGACCACCCTGGCACGGGCCGATGAGATGAGGGTCTACGCCGAGAGG CTGGTGGACCATGCCAAGAGGGGGGAAACTGATCCACGGGCCATGGAGATGGCCGACTTCTGGCTGACG GAGAAAGACCTGATCCCAAAGCTGTTCCAGGTTTTGGCACACCGTTTCCAGAACCAGACAGGGAACTATGTCCGGATGTTGCAGATTCCCAACCGGGACACCTACGACCGGGCACGAATGGCCGTGATTGAGTACCGGGGCAACCCCCTTCCTCCTCTGCCAACCTCCCGACCCAGCAACAACCCCAACACCCTGCTCAACCGGCTGTTGgagggctggaggcaggaggctgcttCCACTCGAGCCTCAGCCCAAGGCCAGTCCCAGGTTCCGGGTGCGGCCTAG